The following are encoded together in the Bradyrhizobium genosp. L genome:
- a CDS encoding MBL fold metallo-hydrolase, which produces MPLWTCEQCGAQFPDSAASPAACPICEDERQYVNWNGQAWLTREQLAARHKVVWRDDLGLTGIGLEPSFAIGQRALLVPDRGGCVMWDCVPLATAEAIAHVRSLGGLRAIAISHPHYYGAVADWSAAFDNAPVYLHGDDAQWVTRPHSAIVPWQGDSCPISDDILLLRTGGHFAGGTVLHWRGGAEGRGALLTGDIAMVAMDRRSVSFMYSYPNYIPLDAAAVRGIARMVAPLAFDRIYGAWWGKNIASDAKEAFDRSVRRYLAAISDG; this is translated from the coding sequence ATGCCCCTGTGGACCTGCGAACAATGCGGCGCGCAATTTCCTGACAGCGCGGCGTCGCCGGCGGCTTGCCCGATCTGCGAGGACGAGCGGCAGTATGTGAACTGGAACGGGCAGGCGTGGTTGACGCGCGAGCAACTGGCAGCGCGACACAAGGTCGTCTGGCGCGACGATCTCGGCCTGACGGGAATTGGGCTGGAGCCGTCGTTCGCGATCGGTCAGCGGGCGCTGCTGGTGCCCGATCGCGGCGGCTGCGTGATGTGGGACTGCGTGCCGCTGGCGACGGCCGAGGCGATCGCGCATGTAAGGTCGCTCGGCGGCCTGAGGGCGATCGCGATCTCGCATCCGCATTATTATGGCGCGGTCGCCGACTGGAGCGCGGCGTTCGACAACGCGCCGGTCTATCTGCACGGTGACGACGCGCAATGGGTGACGCGGCCGCATTCCGCGATCGTGCCGTGGCAGGGCGACAGCTGTCCGATTTCCGACGACATCCTGCTGTTGCGCACCGGCGGCCATTTTGCCGGCGGCACGGTGCTGCATTGGCGCGGCGGCGCCGAGGGCCGCGGTGCGCTGCTGACCGGCGATATCGCGATGGTGGCGATGGACCGCCGCTCGGTGAGCTTCATGTACTCCTATCCGAACTACATTCCGCTCGATGCCGCGGCCGTGCGCGGCATCGCGCGCATGGTCGCGCCGCTCGCCTTCGATCGGATCTACGGCGCCTGGTGGGGCAAGAACATCGCCTCCGACGCCAAGGAGGCGTTCGATCGCTCGGTGCGGCGCTATCTCGCGGCGATTTCGGACGGTTGA
- a CDS encoding TetR/AcrR family transcriptional regulator, translating into MIDKKAVPARKPRVDAQRNRVRLLETAKAAFAEKGSGASLDEIARTAGVGAGTLYRHFPTRDALIEAVYRNETEQLVEAATRLAGTLSPVEALREWLLVFVDYMAAKRGMQEALNSLVGGTSELYSASSEQMKRAMGDLLDRAVASGDIRLDLDPFDLLRALAGVASLGAGPEGMQAARRMVDILIAGLRTSTPSAD; encoded by the coding sequence GTGATCGACAAGAAGGCCGTTCCCGCTCGCAAGCCGCGCGTCGACGCCCAGCGCAATCGCGTCCGCCTGCTCGAAACCGCGAAGGCGGCCTTTGCCGAGAAGGGGTCGGGCGCCAGCCTCGACGAGATCGCGCGCACCGCAGGCGTCGGGGCTGGAACCCTCTATCGCCACTTTCCGACCCGCGACGCCCTGATCGAGGCGGTCTACCGCAATGAGACCGAGCAGTTGGTCGAGGCCGCCACGCGATTGGCCGGGACGCTCTCGCCGGTCGAGGCCTTGCGTGAATGGTTGCTGGTGTTCGTGGACTACATGGCCGCCAAGCGCGGAATGCAGGAAGCGCTCAATTCGCTGGTCGGCGGCACCTCCGAACTGTACTCGGCGTCGTCGGAGCAGATGAAGCGGGCGATGGGTGATCTGCTCGACCGCGCGGTGGCGAGCGGCGACATCCGTCTCGATCTCGACCCCTTCGACCTGCTGCGCGCGCTGGCCGGCGTGGCCAGTCTGGGCGCCGGGCCGGAGGGCATGCAGGCCGCCAGGCGCATGGTCGACATCCTGATCGCGGGACTGCGGACCTCGACGCCTTCTGCCGATTGA